A single region of the Bdellovibrio sp. GT3 genome encodes:
- the uvrB gene encoding excinuclease ABC subunit UvrB translates to MAKTYKKNFQLVSEFKPSGDQPKAIQQMVENIGAGLKQQTLLGVTGSGKTFSMAHTIAQMNQPALVLAPNKTLAAQLYSEFKELFPNNAVEYFVSYYDYYQPEAYIPSTDTYIEKDSAINEQIDRMRHSATRSLFDRRDVIIVSSVSCIYGLGSPEAYEGMMIQIVSNTEMKRDHLLRELIRVQYQRNNVDFSRGTVRVRGDNVEIFPPYEEDRAIRVEFFGDFVERLSWIDPLTGQVLEEIDQIGIYPGSHYATGDDNLKRAIKTIQDELRDQLQNLNQNMKFLEAQRLEQRTYYDIEMMEQMGFCQGIENYSRHLTGRGPGEPPPTLLEYFPKDFITFIDESHVTVPQIGGMYRGDRARKSTLVEHGFRMPSALDNRPLNFQEFEKMMDKVVYVSATPGNYELEKSEGIIVEQIIRPTGLIDPVVEVRPVKHQVDDLLKEIRERIKVKERVLITTLTKRSAEDLTEYYENLGIKIKYLHSDIDTIERSEILRDLRLGVFDVLVGINLLREGLDIPEVSLVGITDADKEGFLRSERSLIQTIGRAARNLNGRVILYGDTITESMRKAIGETDRRRRIQQEHNEANGITPQSIRKKIRDGLGEAFDGSVGGSPLKGEDRQQAIMNKFAHEPNKLTEEIDKLREKMRALSKKLEFEEAAKVRDEIKRLQILELNLRSGEVESESAEVNKNGLK, encoded by the coding sequence ATGGCCAAAACCTATAAAAAGAACTTTCAACTGGTGTCTGAGTTTAAACCTTCTGGGGATCAACCCAAAGCTATTCAACAGATGGTGGAAAACATCGGCGCGGGACTAAAACAGCAAACCTTACTGGGAGTGACCGGCTCGGGCAAAACCTTCAGTATGGCGCACACTATTGCGCAAATGAATCAGCCGGCCTTGGTGCTGGCGCCAAATAAAACCCTGGCGGCGCAATTATACTCTGAATTCAAAGAGTTGTTTCCCAATAATGCAGTAGAGTACTTCGTCAGTTATTACGATTACTATCAACCCGAAGCCTACATCCCTTCGACGGACACGTATATTGAGAAGGACTCGGCAATCAATGAGCAAATTGATCGCATGCGCCACTCGGCGACACGTTCTTTATTTGATCGTCGCGATGTGATCATCGTGAGTTCTGTTTCCTGTATTTATGGTTTGGGTTCGCCGGAAGCCTACGAAGGCATGATGATTCAGATTGTCTCGAACACCGAGATGAAACGCGATCATCTTTTACGTGAACTAATACGTGTACAATATCAACGCAACAACGTGGATTTTTCCCGGGGAACGGTGCGCGTTCGTGGCGACAATGTCGAGATTTTCCCGCCCTACGAGGAAGACCGCGCGATTCGTGTCGAATTTTTCGGGGACTTCGTCGAGCGCTTGTCATGGATTGATCCTTTGACAGGACAGGTTCTGGAAGAGATCGACCAAATCGGTATCTATCCGGGTAGTCACTATGCCACGGGTGATGACAACTTAAAGCGGGCAATCAAAACCATTCAGGATGAACTGCGTGATCAGTTGCAGAATCTGAATCAGAATATGAAATTCCTCGAGGCGCAGCGACTGGAACAAAGAACCTATTACGACATCGAGATGATGGAACAAATGGGTTTTTGTCAGGGCATCGAGAACTACTCCCGCCACTTGACGGGGCGTGGTCCGGGCGAGCCACCTCCGACACTGCTGGAGTACTTTCCAAAGGACTTTATCACTTTCATCGACGAGTCCCACGTCACAGTACCGCAAATTGGTGGTATGTACCGCGGGGACCGCGCGCGTAAATCCACATTGGTGGAGCACGGCTTCCGTATGCCTTCGGCGTTGGATAACCGTCCGCTGAATTTCCAGGAATTTGAAAAGATGATGGACAAAGTCGTCTACGTTTCGGCAACTCCGGGAAATTATGAACTGGAAAAATCAGAAGGAATTATCGTCGAGCAGATCATTCGCCCTACAGGGTTGATTGATCCTGTGGTTGAGGTGCGCCCGGTAAAACACCAGGTTGATGATCTGTTAAAAGAAATTCGCGAGCGTATTAAAGTTAAGGAACGCGTGCTTATCACAACTTTGACCAAGCGTTCAGCCGAGGATTTGACCGAGTACTACGAAAATCTGGGAATCAAAATCAAATACCTGCACAGTGATATCGACACCATTGAACGTTCGGAAATCCTGCGCGATTTGCGTCTGGGTGTGTTCGATGTCCTGGTCGGGATCAATTTGTTAAGAGAAGGTTTGGATATTCCTGAAGTGAGTCTGGTGGGGATCACCGATGCCGACAAAGAGGGGTTCCTGCGTTCCGAGCGTTCGTTGATTCAAACTATCGGCCGTGCTGCTCGTAACCTCAATGGCCGGGTGATCTTGTACGGGGATACTATCACTGAGAGTATGCGCAAAGCCATTGGCGAGACCGACCGTCGTCGTCGCATTCAGCAGGAACACAATGAAGCCAACGGCATCACTCCGCAAAGCATCCGTAAGAAAATCCGCGATGGCCTTGGAGAAGCATTCGATGGTTCTGTGGGTGGATCTCCGCTGAAGGGCGAGGACCGTCAACAGGCGATCATGAACAAGTTTGCTCATGAGCCGAATAAGCTGACAGAGGAAATCGATAAGCTGCGCGAAAAGATGCGGGCTCTTTCCAAAAAGCTGGAGTTTGAAGAGGCGGCCAAGGTTCGCGATGAAATCAAACGTCTGCAGATTTTGGAACTGAACTTGCGCAGTGGGGAAGTGGAATCCGAAAGTGCCGAGGTGAATAAGAATGGCCTCAAGTAA
- the uvrC gene encoding excinuclease ABC subunit UvrC, which produces MASSKFEEIRERVREFPTQSGVYLMKGPGDKIIYIGKAKSLRNRVRSYFTDSKDHTPKTRLLVSNILEVEYILTKTEVEAFLLEASLIKKHRPKYNIRLRDDKAYPYIRFSWSEEFPRLYLARKVKKDGSLYFGPYTSGLAVQGTIRFLNRTFKIRDCNDAMFATRKRPCMTYQIGRCTAPCVDYISQEEYKSEVEGAKLFLKGQNKKVIKTLKEKMMGAAEEEKFEVAARLRDSIDAIKAILEKQSVINDTSEKDQDAVGYFGDERGCLIETVHVRAGRVIGTRPHFLPHFDPNDAVEDPREWMVDFLNQYYEDNFIPDDVLLPLDIGSDLNKLMEDVLMERSGSKSSVRFATDERGRNLVDMANENAKAHFLKYVSKSEEKLRGLQEIKEKFNLPEMPRRIECYDISTFQGAETVASQVVFEEGVPAKDHYRRYKIRTVQGINDFASMYEVLSRRFKHTEYEDPQLIVIDGGKGQLSQAIKILTEIGRNDIPVVGLAKARTESDFQKAEVESTDERFFLPGRQNPVIFKTNSEAQHILVGIRDEAHRFAITYHRKLREGTSLESELDYVVGLGEKRKKTLLTQFNSIDEIRMADPSEIAKLKGFNRVLAERIVLQLNESEEEEVEAE; this is translated from the coding sequence ATGGCCTCAAGTAAGTTCGAGGAGATCCGCGAACGGGTGCGCGAATTCCCCACGCAAAGTGGCGTGTACCTGATGAAGGGACCCGGCGATAAGATCATTTATATCGGTAAAGCCAAAAGTCTGCGCAATCGTGTGCGCAGTTATTTTACGGATAGTAAGGATCACACGCCGAAAACTCGTCTGCTGGTTTCGAATATTCTGGAAGTAGAATACATTCTAACCAAGACCGAGGTTGAAGCGTTTCTACTGGAAGCTTCGTTAATTAAAAAACATCGTCCCAAATACAATATTCGTCTGCGGGATGATAAGGCCTATCCTTACATTCGCTTCAGTTGGTCCGAGGAATTTCCTAGATTGTATTTGGCTCGCAAAGTTAAAAAAGACGGCTCCCTGTATTTCGGTCCGTACACTTCGGGCCTGGCAGTCCAGGGAACCATTCGCTTTTTGAATCGCACTTTTAAAATTCGTGACTGTAACGATGCGATGTTTGCCACCCGCAAACGTCCTTGCATGACCTATCAGATCGGTCGTTGCACAGCGCCCTGTGTGGATTATATCTCTCAGGAAGAATATAAAAGTGAGGTTGAGGGTGCGAAACTTTTCCTTAAAGGCCAGAATAAGAAAGTCATCAAAACTCTGAAAGAGAAAATGATGGGTGCCGCCGAAGAGGAAAAATTCGAAGTGGCAGCGCGCTTGCGAGATTCCATTGATGCGATCAAAGCCATTTTGGAAAAACAGTCTGTCATTAATGACACTTCTGAAAAAGATCAGGATGCCGTGGGGTATTTTGGTGACGAACGCGGTTGTCTGATTGAAACCGTGCACGTTCGTGCCGGTCGGGTGATTGGCACACGCCCGCACTTCCTGCCGCATTTTGATCCGAACGATGCCGTCGAGGATCCACGTGAATGGATGGTGGATTTCCTGAATCAATATTACGAAGACAACTTTATCCCGGATGATGTTCTGTTGCCGTTGGATATCGGCAGTGATTTGAACAAGCTGATGGAAGATGTTTTGATGGAGCGATCGGGGTCTAAATCCTCAGTCCGTTTTGCGACCGATGAGCGCGGCCGGAATTTGGTCGATATGGCCAACGAAAATGCCAAGGCGCATTTCCTAAAGTACGTTTCCAAATCCGAAGAAAAGCTCCGTGGGCTTCAGGAAATCAAAGAGAAATTCAACCTTCCGGAAATGCCAAGACGTATCGAGTGTTATGATATTTCGACCTTCCAGGGGGCGGAAACAGTGGCCTCGCAGGTGGTGTTCGAAGAGGGCGTTCCGGCCAAGGATCATTATCGCCGATACAAAATCAGAACAGTTCAAGGGATCAATGACTTTGCCTCCATGTACGAGGTTCTAAGCCGTCGCTTTAAGCATACTGAATATGAAGACCCGCAATTGATCGTCATCGATGGCGGTAAAGGACAGCTCTCCCAGGCTATTAAGATTTTAACTGAAATCGGGCGTAATGATATACCTGTGGTGGGGCTTGCGAAGGCCCGCACCGAAAGTGATTTCCAAAAAGCAGAAGTTGAATCCACGGATGAGCGGTTCTTTTTGCCGGGGCGTCAAAACCCGGTGATTTTCAAAACCAATTCAGAGGCGCAGCACATTTTGGTGGGAATTCGTGATGAGGCCCATCGTTTTGCCATCACTTATCACCGTAAGCTCCGTGAAGGCACCTCCCTGGAGAGTGAACTTGATTACGTCGTGGGTCTTGGCGAAAAAAGAAAGAAAACTCTTTTGACTCAGTTTAACTCTATTGATGAAATCAGAATGGCTGACCCGAGTGAGATTGCCAAACTTAAAGGTTTCAACCGCGTACTGGCGGAGCGAATCGTTTTGCAATTGAATGAATCGGAAGAAGAAGAAGTCGAAGCTGAGTAA